Part of the Methylomonas sp. AM2-LC genome, CAATCTAAAATCGGCCGTTTATTTTTGCTTGCGTAACAGCACTTCTGCGCGCGCGCCCAAATAAACATAAACACCCAGGCACAGTAATAAAAAAGCGGCGGCTATAACCACCCACACCGCTTCAATAATAAACTGGCCTGAATTCTGTAAGGCCGATTTAAAGATCATTAGTAAGGCTTCAATCGACAATGCAATAATAATGGCGGCAATAAAGCGCGTGATGGTACGCCGGGTAGAACTGTGTTTGAGTATATCTTTATACAACAGCACTTCTTCTTCCAGCGTAGTTTTAGCCAAATCAAAGATAGCTAGTGCCAGTGTCAGGTAAATCACCATACTAAACGGGATTAATTTCGTATCCTGTTGCGTGGCGGCTTTATAGATAACCTGTATGCATTCATTGGCAGCGGAATACAACAAAATAGCTGCCACCGTAAACAAACCAAACACTATCAACGAATACACGCCTTTTAGACCTGGCTCAAAATTAGCGCGCATGGTTTCGCCACTGAGAAAATTTAAAGTGGTGGGCAAATCAACATCCAGCACTATATAGCCTTTAACCTGAGCCTCGTTGTCAAAAACCTGACAACACACCGACAAACACAGTTCATTTTTGACACTAGACAGGTAAGGTTCTGTAACCACCACCTGGTCTGTCTGCTGTGCAGCAATAAAATACGGCCGCTTACTTCTATCGGCACCATCCCCAATATTCGGGCGGTCGTTATAAAAACGTCCAGGGATATTCGTGCTAATTTGTACACCATCTGCACCAAGAAGGTACAATAAACTCACAAATGGATAATAACTGCACAAAGAATTAAGACTTTCGCTTAACTCAGCCTGAGATTGCTCAAATAAATTACCATCTGCAAAACAAGTCAATATAGATTGCAACAGGCGTTGAATAGCTAATCGATGTTCTTCGTAACGCTCTATGACAACAATGGGGCTCATTTTAGACATAAGACTTTTATTAGTAGCTGTGTATACTAAACATTAAGCAATTTCTACGCCAAATAATCTCAAGCAAGCATCTACTCTAATCAGGTATTGTAGCCTGTAGTAGGGTAACGTACAGCAGTGGTTGCTAATTTTATTACGACTTAAAATTTCAGCAATCATCATTTTAGAAAAAATACACTGATAAAACCCTTTGTATTTTAAAGTCTGCCACCATCGAAGCTGGCTTGCATTCTCATTCAGCCAGCTTACTAGTGCTACACTCTTAATATAACCAGGCCAATAAGCGTCTAATCGCTTAACAGCACAATCCGCACTCTGCGATTAACTTCACTAGTTGGGTCTTCACTATTGGCTAGGTTTTTCTTACCTTTACCCTGAATTTTCATAGCGTCTTCTGGCAATCCGTATTCAGACACCAGAAAGTTCTTCACGGCCTCTGCGCGCCGACGAGATAACTCAATATTATAGGCATCGCCACCGACAATATCGGTATGCCCTTCTATTCTATAATGCTTACCTTGTAAGTCGTTGGTGGCTAATGCCGAACCGATAGGGCGTAACTGTTCTTTACCTGCGTCAGTCAGCTGCGAAGAGTTGTAGTCAAAAAGAATTTCCATGGAAATGGCTTTTTCACTGCTTTTAGGCGAAGGCGTAATCGGTTTGTGCTTAAGGGTACGATTATCGTCTTTAGTCACAAAGTTTAAACTTCTACTTTTAGATTTGCTGGTATCAACACTATCGCCAGACGTATCCACATCTTTAGAGTTAGATTTTAAATAATCCAAAACCTGCTCAGTACTGGGAATTTTTTTTCCGAAATTAGCTTCCTCAGCATAAACATCACTGATTAAAGCAGTTGTTATTAAAATAATGGGCAAAATTCGTAGTCGATATATCATGACAACCTCCAGATAGTTAAGTTAAAACAATCATCACACTCAATCATACTAGCCTGATAGATTAAAGCTAAGATTATACAGCGAGACATGCTTAAATACACCCAAAACCAGAGTGGTCACTTAAAGCTTAGTCGGCTTGATAGACAGCAATAACGGTGCGATAAAACCAGAGTGGTCTTAACAAAATAATGACAAAGGCAATGACAGGCGTAACAGGAACCGGGGCAATATCAATAATAAATAATGTCAACAAACTTAGAAAGCACTTTACACGGACATGAGAGGAAGGCGGCCTTGCAGGCAACGCGGGCGGATTATTGTACACATGACTAGCCAACTGCAAAAACCAGCTTGGCCGCTTAAGCACAATATACATACCGATTAGACAGCCGGGCGATACAGGCCCAAAACCAATGATTGCAAACAGACTGAAGACTGCAAGGCATTTAAGCTGGGCGGAATTCATGTTGTATAACCTATCGTCCTAAAAACTAAATCCATTGCAGTTTAGCATACTGCTATACAAATAAAAACCTGCACTTTGCTATATACACTCGTGTTAATGCTTGCTCTGTCTTTATGCACCTACACAAAATTGTGTCGAACACAGGCAGGATTTTATGTGTTTTTAGTTTATGCTAAACGTCCGTTAGCTTCTTTTTTTTCTTTCTTAACGGCTTTCTTTTCCTTTGGGGACAGCGCCGGTTGTTTTTTTACTTCTTTATTACTTTTTTTCTCTTTACTCAAGATACTCTCCAAATAATTAGCTGGGGCGGTTAAGTTGCAAGACTCACGATTATAACCATCATGACTACCAACTATAAAACGTCGCGGACTTAGTTATACACCTTTACCCTCTAGCGGGTTGAAGTATTTTATTGGTGACAGGCACAAGTCAACGATAAATATATTATGTTTTAAAAATGAATGACATGCAGAGAGCTTACCAGCAGCCTATAGCCGCCTTACGCTGTGGAACGTGACAAACTGACAGGAAATTTGCAAAAAACAGATATTGACGCTTACAAATTTTAGTTACTTGCAGCTTTATTGTTATTGTTTGGGGTTTTCTTTTTCTTAGCCAACTGCTCTAGAAAATAAATATCATAATTCCATTCTGTACGTGGTTGTGGGGCTCTTTGAGTAAATGGTTTTGTTAGTGTTTTCATAGTCAATGTTGACATGATGAATCCTTGGAAAAGTTAAATAGTTAGCCTTGGAGAAGGCGAGTTATGCTGATAAATGTAGGGATCACGGAATGAAGATCAAGTCGAATAACTGTAAAAGAGACATCGAAGCGGTAAACATGGGTAAAGCTTATTTTTCTAGCTGGAAGCTATTCTATGCTGATTATTAAAAATATCAATATTTTTCGTATTTATTTACAAAAAAGTGCGTAACTCGCCGATCTGCCTTTGGAAAATCTCCTGTATTTTTTTATAGCTATACCAGTATTTATGGGATGAAGGCACGCATCACACAAACAAACAAGGTTGAGGAGAAGTCCACAAAACCAGCATATACCATAGTACTGCATTAAAGTAATTCACAAGCTCTCTTAAAATAAAGCAGTTATCCACAAAAGCTGTGGATAACATTGTGACCAACAGGTGACAACAACATGTAAGTGACTGGTTTTTGGTGACTGACGTTAGATTGACCAATAATTGGACACCTGCCCTGCACACGCTGCCAGCACCGAATCCCAACCTCCAGATACTGTGAAATTCCCTACTCTATGCGCATTAATCCGAGCACTCACTCTACTCAGCCATTATCAGCTCTCTTTTCAGTACCAGTACTTTTGTACTGCTTGTTATTGAGTGAAATGTCATTTATGGTTACGTAAATCTGCGTATGGTTCGATCTACCTATTGATCACCACGCACAGAAAGCCTATAGAAGGATGTACGGAGACGAAAACGCAACCCTTGAGGGTATTTACCGCGACAGAAAGACGAGTTTGCCAGTAGGTTATTAACTAAGTACAGGATACCGACTATGAAAAACGAATTTTGCATTCCACGCGCACTATTGGCTACTGCTCTGATGACATTAACACTAGCAGGCTGCGACTCAAACACGACAAGCACTACAGTAAAATTACCCACCTCCACGCCTGGCGCGATTAAATTGCATGATCCTGGCGTGCGCCTGAGCGAATCAGCAGTTGGTGCAGCACTGACTGGCCTGGATGCCAATTACCAGAAACTGTTTAAAGCCGGACTGGAAGAATTTAACAAACAGGAAAACGTCAGTGACGATGGCCTGGGGCCTACATTTAATTTTAACAGTTGCGGTGGCTGCCACGCTTATCCTGATGTGGGTGGCTCATCGCCCGGACCGACCAAAAATAATCTGAAAGCGATCAACCCTCAATATATTTTTTGGCAGACCAATCTGAGCAAAACCAATAAAATTCCATCATTTATAGCCGGTAGCGACCCAGAAAACCCTGGCTTAACGCCAATGCGTGAAGCGCGGTTTGTACATCTTGAGACTGATCACACTATCCTTGATGGTGGCGTACATGCCCTGTTTACCATTGAGGGATTACCTGGCGCAGAAACCTGCACTGGCTTACCACAGCCCAATTTTGAAAAAGCGGTAGCCGAACAAAACATTATTTTCCGTATCCCCACCCCCGTGTTTGGTAGTGGCTTAATTGAACAAATCCCCGATACGGCCATTGAAGAAAATCGGCAACATGAAGCCAGCCAAAAACAAACTTTTGGCATCAGTGGCAGATCGAATATTACCCTAAGCGGACATACCAGAACGGCACTTGCCAACCGTAATGGTAATGACGGCACCATTGCCCGCTTTGGTTGGAAAGCACAAAACAAGTCTTTACTGGTATTTGCGGGCGAAGCCTATAACGTGGAGATGGGCGTATCCAACGAGCTGTTTCCAACTGAACGTAATGAGACCTCAGCTTGTCAGACCATGAATACACCGAATGACCGTACTCATCCTGAAAAATCTGACCCCATGGATGTATTAAGCGACATTGAAAAATTTGCCGCCTATATGCGTTTACTGGCTCCGCCCACGCCTTCAACCAGTCAACCGGGTGGTTCCGCTTCTATCGAGAAAGGCAGGAATTTGTTTAAAGCGGTTGGATGCGCGTATTGTCATACCCCACAGTTTACTACGGGTAAATCCGATATACCGCAGCTGGATAGAAAACCAGTCAATCTATATTCCGACTTACTGATACACAATATGGGACCAAAGCTGGCAGATGGTGTTACACAAGGTCAGGCCAGTGGTGATGAGTTTCGTACCGCACCATTATGGGGGCTAGGACAACGCATTTGGTTTTTACACGATGGTCGTACGTCCGATTTGATCCAGGCGATTGATGAACATCACAGTAGTGATGAAGGACAAAATAATTCAGAAGCCAACTACAGTGTAGAAAAATATAATCAGCTAACGACAGAGAGCAAACAGGATTTGCTTAATTTCTTGCGTTCATTGTAAAAAGTTTAGATTGGGTTACAGCATGCGCCGTAACCCAACTGATCAGCCTATATTTTCAACATGGCAATAGAGGTCAGCCACAGCAAAATGCTCCACATAACCACAAACCGCGCTAACTTACTTCTTAGCTATTGTACTCCAGGCCACCAACCAGACCTGATTCTGGTAATTATCCTTACAAGGCGGCAAACTATCCGTTAATAACATACTCAGCGTGTGCTGAATAATGCCAAAGAAATAATTGTAGGCTAGCAAGGCATCAATGTTTTTGATTTCGCCTTCCTTAATGCCCACCTGAATAATACGTCGCAGTTTATTAAACGCCGCTATATCAAATAAAGGTTTAGGTTCGGGTAAAAAATCACTGGTTTTGATAAACAGTAAAAACTGAATAATTTCCGGTGCTTCTTCGGTCAGCTTAAACAACAAATCCACTACTTCGCGTAATTGTTCGGACGCTTTACGATTGCGACGGCGAATATCATCAATAGAGATACTGAAACTATCCAGTATCTGCTCATGCAAAGCCAAAGCAATGGCTTGCTTGGTTTTGAAAAATTGATAAAGTCCACTGGTCGATTTTAAGCCAACTGCATCTTTTATATCGATTAAAGAGGTATTGTAATAGCCCTTTTGTGCGAATAATTTTAATGCCGCTTGTAAAACCTCGTCCTGGCTAATCAGCTTAGCGGGTGTTTGTTCTTGTGCTACTTCTATTTCAATTGCTAATTCTTGTTCCATGTTCTTTATACAGCTTTACCTGCTGTCATCTCTCTGTTATTGCGCAGTATGTAACGCTGCACTTATTGTTATTCTCTCAAGGTTGAAAAAGCAGCCATCAGGTAATTGATCATTGACCACAAGGTTAAAATGGCTGATATATATAGCAACCAATAGCCCATGGTATTAATGGGCAAACCTAGCAGATCATCACGATACAGCAACAAACTGACAGCTGTCATTTGCGCGGTGGTTTTCCATTTACCCAATTGCGAGACCTTAACTTTGGCCCGCTGACCTATTTCTGCCATCCACTCTCTTAACGAGGCTATAGTAATTTCACGACCGATAATTACGGCTGCAGGTATAGCAAGATAAGGACTTGCCTCGGCCTGCACCACTAAAACCAACACAAAAGCCACCATTAATTTATCAGCAACCGGATCTAAGAACGCGCCGAAATCGGTTTCCAGCTGCATCTTGCGCGCCAGATAACCATCCAGCCAGTCGGTAAAACCAGCAAATAAAAAAATTAAGGTGCAGGCGAGTTTTGAGTATTCCCAAGGCAAATAAAACACAACTGCCAATAAGGGTATTAAGGCAATGCGTAAAAATGTCAAATAGGTTGGTAAGGTAAATTTAACTGCCATCTTGGTGGTGAAACAAATCATAAATGCGTTGTGCCAATTGCCGGCTGATGCCATCAATACCTGCCAGGGCATCCACTCCAGCATTGGATACACCTTGCAGACCACCAAATTGTTTTAACAAAATTTGGCGGCGTTTCTGGCCGAGCCCAGCAATATTTTCCAGTACCGACTTAGTTTTAATTTTAGCGCGGCGCTGGCGGTGTCCGGTGATAGCAAAACGATGAGCTTCATCCCTAATATGCTGAATCAGTAATAAAGCACTGGCACCTGGTGTCACATTCAAAGGTAAATCCTGATCGGGCAGTATAATTTTTTCCATGCCTGCTTTTCGATCTGGACCTTTCGACACTCCGACTATCATAACATTGTTTATGTCTAATTCCGCCAACGCCTTTTTAGCTTCCCCCACCTGACCTTTGCCACCATCAATAAACAATACCTCTGGCGCAGTATGTTCACCTTGTTTTAATCGTTTATAACGACGAAATACCGCCTGATAAATAGCAGCATAATCATCACCGGGAGTAATTCCTTCAATATTAAAGCGCCGATAATCAGATTTTACCGGCCCTTCCCGATCAAAAACCACACAAGAAGCCACAGTTTGCTCACCTTGGGTATGACTAATATCAAAACATTCCAATCTTTTCGGAATATCGACGCAACTTAATTCCTGTTGCAAACTCACAAAACGGGCAAACAGGTTTTGTTTATCGGCCAGTTTACTGCGTAAACTGTTTTCAGCATTTGTCACCGCCAACTGCAACCATTTGGCACGTTCGCCACGTACCTGACTGGCAATATTCACCACATGTTTGGCCTGACTACTCAGCACTTCGCTGACCAGTTCCGTTTCCGGTAAGGTGTGGCTGATGATTAAATCGTGCGGGATGGTTTTATCCAGATAATATTGACTGATAAAGGCTTGTAACACT contains:
- the uvrC gene encoding excinuclease ABC subunit UvrC is translated as MTESPAQAGFDAKAFLKNLTQRPGIYKMLDANATIIYIGKAKNLKNRVSSYFRTQAAAPKQLAMVARIAAIEVTVTHTEGEALLLESQLIKRHQPRYNIDLRDDKSYPYVFISTLHDFPQLSFHRGAKKRQGKYFGPYPSASAVKETLKLLQKIFPVRQCEDSFYNSRSRPCLQHQIERCTAPCVGLISKEAYRMDVDSTVLFLEGQGGLLIDSLVTKMENAAATLNFELAASYRDQIFRLRAVLEKHFVQGEKGDVDIIACAVTAEVACIQVFFIRNGQNLGNRQFFPKMVDHHQAEEVLQAFISQYYLDKTIPHDLIISHTLPETELVSEVLSSQAKHVVNIASQVRGERAKWLQLAVTNAENSLRSKLADKQNLFARFVSLQQELSCVDIPKRLECFDISHTQGEQTVASCVVFDREGPVKSDYRRFNIEGITPGDDYAAIYQAVFRRYKRLKQGEHTAPEVLFIDGGKGQVGEAKKALAELDINNVMIVGVSKGPDRKAGMEKIILPDQDLPLNVTPGASALLLIQHIRDEAHRFAITGHRQRRAKIKTKSVLENIAGLGQKRRQILLKQFGGLQGVSNAGVDALAGIDGISRQLAQRIYDLFHHQDGS
- the pgsA gene encoding CDP-diacylglycerol--glycerol-3-phosphate 3-phosphatidyltransferase, which translates into the protein MAVKFTLPTYLTFLRIALIPLLAVVFYLPWEYSKLACTLIFLFAGFTDWLDGYLARKMQLETDFGAFLDPVADKLMVAFVLVLVVQAEASPYLAIPAAVIIGREITIASLREWMAEIGQRAKVKVSQLGKWKTTAQMTAVSLLLYRDDLLGLPINTMGYWLLYISAILTLWSMINYLMAAFSTLRE
- a CDS encoding di-heme oxidoredictase family protein, which codes for MKNEFCIPRALLATALMTLTLAGCDSNTTSTTVKLPTSTPGAIKLHDPGVRLSESAVGAALTGLDANYQKLFKAGLEEFNKQENVSDDGLGPTFNFNSCGGCHAYPDVGGSSPGPTKNNLKAINPQYIFWQTNLSKTNKIPSFIAGSDPENPGLTPMREARFVHLETDHTILDGGVHALFTIEGLPGAETCTGLPQPNFEKAVAEQNIIFRIPTPVFGSGLIEQIPDTAIEENRQHEASQKQTFGISGRSNITLSGHTRTALANRNGNDGTIARFGWKAQNKSLLVFAGEAYNVEMGVSNELFPTERNETSACQTMNTPNDRTHPEKSDPMDVLSDIEKFAAYMRLLAPPTPSTSQPGGSASIEKGRNLFKAVGCAYCHTPQFTTGKSDIPQLDRKPVNLYSDLLIHNMGPKLADGVTQGQASGDEFRTAPLWGLGQRIWFLHDGRTSDLIQAIDEHHSSDEGQNNSEANYSVEKYNQLTTESKQDLLNFLRSL
- a CDS encoding helix-turn-helix domain-containing protein produces the protein MEQELAIEIEVAQEQTPAKLISQDEVLQAALKLFAQKGYYNTSLIDIKDAVGLKSTSGLYQFFKTKQAIALALHEQILDSFSISIDDIRRRNRKASEQLREVVDLLFKLTEEAPEIIQFLLFIKTSDFLPEPKPLFDIAAFNKLRRIIQVGIKEGEIKNIDALLAYNYFFGIIQHTLSMLLTDSLPPCKDNYQNQVWLVAWSTIAKK
- a CDS encoding OmpA family protein codes for the protein MIYRLRILPIILITTALISDVYAEEANFGKKIPSTEQVLDYLKSNSKDVDTSGDSVDTSKSKSRSLNFVTKDDNRTLKHKPITPSPKSSEKAISMEILFDYNSSQLTDAGKEQLRPIGSALATNDLQGKHYRIEGHTDIVGGDAYNIELSRRRAEAVKNFLVSEYGLPEDAMKIQGKGKKNLANSEDPTSEVNRRVRIVLLSD
- a CDS encoding cache domain-containing protein, translated to MSKMSPIVVIERYEEHRLAIQRLLQSILTCFADGNLFEQSQAELSESLNSLCSYYPFVSLLYLLGADGVQISTNIPGRFYNDRPNIGDGADRSKRPYFIAAQQTDQVVVTEPYLSSVKNELCLSVCCQVFDNEAQVKGYIVLDVDLPTTLNFLSGETMRANFEPGLKGVYSLIVFGLFTVAAILLYSAANECIQVIYKAATQQDTKLIPFSMVIYLTLALAIFDLAKTTLEEEVLLYKDILKHSSTRRTITRFIAAIIIALSIEALLMIFKSALQNSGQFIIEAVWVVIAAAFLLLCLGVYVYLGARAEVLLRKQK